A single region of the Synechococcus sp. HK05 genome encodes:
- a CDS encoding SLOG family protein, translating to MLSLTQAAALAPPAASLFGSLFLPGSGQLVIVAGGGRELAWPSELIATHLLSASRGRLVQSLFHGGARGADQAIALAADQLGWPQIACPAAWQQHGRAAGPIRNRQMLERSLDLASALPLGAGLLVIAFPGSRGTASLVDQARRLSRRSAIPIEVIDIAAAA from the coding sequence ATGCTTTCACTCACCCAGGCCGCCGCATTGGCGCCGCCTGCTGCTTCTTTATTCGGCTCGCTGTTTCTCCCTGGCAGTGGCCAGCTGGTGATCGTGGCCGGTGGTGGCCGTGAACTCGCCTGGCCCTCTGAGCTGATCGCCACCCACTTGCTCAGCGCTTCCCGTGGCCGCTTGGTGCAATCGCTCTTCCATGGCGGTGCCCGCGGCGCTGATCAGGCGATCGCCTTGGCTGCCGATCAGCTCGGCTGGCCGCAGATCGCCTGCCCCGCTGCCTGGCAGCAGCACGGCCGCGCCGCTGGCCCGATCCGCAATCGCCAGATGCTCGAACGCTCGCTCGATCTGGCCTCCGCTCTACCCCTGGGCGCTGGCCTCTTGGTGATCGCCTTCCCGGGTTCCCGCGGCACCGCCTCCCTGGTGGATCAGGCCCGCCGCCTCAGCCGACGCTCAGCCATCCCGATCGAGGTGATCGATATCGCGGCTGCGGCATAG
- a CDS encoding siphovirus Gp157 family protein, with the protein MSVAIAVTTPPADTPQLPTLWELGTDLQAETHWIARLSERLDTEDDDERALAIADLEESLALEDNKREAFIRKADATCWVIERLRAEASYHLAQSKRFSALAKREDNRADALESTLIHLLSRLDPSATSHHLTDHHLSSRTTEAIEIDDAGLLPPDLLTTQTTTTPNKTSIKARIRALISTATAGLPKAEAAHLSFSLSSTAIPGARLIKRRHWSIT; encoded by the coding sequence ATGTCAGTTGCCATTGCTGTCACCACACCTCCAGCCGATACGCCGCAGCTGCCCACCCTCTGGGAACTCGGCACTGATCTCCAGGCCGAAACCCACTGGATTGCTCGCCTCTCCGAGCGCCTCGATACCGAGGACGACGACGAACGCGCCCTCGCCATCGCCGATCTTGAGGAATCCCTGGCCCTGGAGGACAACAAACGCGAGGCCTTCATCCGCAAGGCCGATGCCACCTGCTGGGTGATCGAGCGCCTCCGCGCAGAAGCCAGCTACCACCTGGCCCAATCCAAGCGCTTCTCAGCCCTGGCCAAACGAGAAGACAACCGCGCCGACGCCCTCGAATCCACTCTCATCCACCTGCTCTCCCGCCTCGATCCCTCCGCCACTTCCCACCACCTCACCGATCACCACCTCTCCTCACGCACCACAGAAGCGATCGAGATCGATGACGCAGGTCTCCTCCCCCCAGATCTGCTGACCACCCAAACCACCACCACCCCCAACAAAACCTCCATCAAGGCCCGTATCCGCGCCCTCATCTCCACAGCCACCGCTGGCCTCCCCAAAGCAGAAGCCGCTCACCTCTCCTTCTCCCTTTCATCCACCGCCATCCCCGGCGCACGCCTCATCAAACGCCGCCACTGGTCCATCACCTGA